A window from Phaeocystidibacter marisrubri encodes these proteins:
- a CDS encoding DUF4270 family protein, which translates to MKRNTLYSLTTKAIVSMALVVFVGCERGEAELGLPYVDGDQLNFGQMERTPIITYTAPFDSVRSNSPTSGIGLVGGYDDNVFGRTDAKLVTHLVPSGVPTFGTNPICDSVVLFIPYTVSDAGYYGDTTVPFNMSVKTLKNYLDPDSSYYSNRSFATDVEIGNATIAVRPRTPRDWDHLSASRPVLRVPLNTSFGQNVIFPLEGSNAFDNTDNFISTIYGIELSGDASTQAILGLLVPSTDSKVRFYFRNDEMDTSHYDLRMSTSTEFVSTFTHDYSTAAFDIDNQDSTNGEVACYSQAMAGVVTMVKIPNLRHYQDSAWILTRAELNIPVKEGSAVRHRLPDQMQIVVNDTAGRTVVSDYISEGASAVGGTLVTGELRDHSYKFVITRQMQRFLDDKDFLGEFIIVPNNSSSDQSRAVLNGNGSTLEPAELKLYYSRTN; encoded by the coding sequence ATGAAACGAAATACACTTTACTCACTCACTACTAAGGCCATTGTTTCAATGGCTTTAGTTGTTTTTGTAGGCTGCGAACGAGGCGAAGCAGAATTGGGACTCCCTTACGTGGATGGAGACCAACTGAACTTCGGTCAAATGGAGCGAACGCCCATCATTACATACACGGCACCGTTCGACTCTGTACGCTCTAATTCCCCCACTTCTGGCATTGGCTTAGTGGGTGGATATGACGACAATGTCTTTGGTAGAACCGATGCCAAACTGGTCACCCATTTGGTGCCTAGTGGGGTTCCTACTTTTGGAACGAACCCTATTTGCGACAGTGTTGTTCTCTTTATTCCATATACCGTATCCGACGCTGGTTACTATGGTGACACCACAGTACCTTTTAACATGTCGGTTAAAACGTTGAAGAATTACCTCGACCCCGACAGCAGTTATTACAGCAACCGAAGTTTTGCAACCGATGTTGAGATCGGTAATGCAACCATCGCTGTTCGCCCAAGAACACCACGAGATTGGGACCACCTCAGCGCTAGTCGCCCGGTGCTTCGAGTTCCATTGAACACTTCCTTTGGTCAGAATGTGATTTTCCCACTGGAAGGCTCCAATGCATTTGACAATACCGACAATTTCATTTCAACCATTTACGGAATTGAATTGAGCGGTGATGCCTCTACTCAAGCGATTCTCGGATTGCTTGTACCTTCCACAGATTCGAAAGTGCGCTTCTACTTCCGAAACGACGAAATGGACACCTCACACTACGATTTGCGCATGAGCACATCTACGGAGTTTGTGAGCACTTTTACCCATGACTACAGTACGGCTGCATTCGATATTGACAATCAAGACTCTACGAATGGGGAGGTAGCTTGTTATTCTCAAGCCATGGCAGGTGTCGTTACCATGGTTAAAATTCCAAATCTGCGTCACTACCAAGATTCTGCTTGGATATTGACTCGAGCAGAGTTGAATATTCCCGTAAAAGAGGGATCTGCTGTTAGGCATCGTTTACCGGATCAAATGCAAATCGTTGTAAACGACACTGCTGGTAGAACCGTTGTTTCCGATTACATTTCCGAAGGAGCTTCGGCAGTTGGCGGAACTTTGGTTACGGGAGAATTGCGTGATCACAGCTATAAATTTGTCATCACCCGACAAATGCAGCGCTTCTTGGACGATAAGGATTTCCTTGGGGAATTTATCATTGTTCCAAATAATTCATCATCCGATCAATCCAGAGCAGTTCTGAACGGAAATGGTAGTACCTTAGAACCAGCAGAATTGAAGCTCTATTATTCTCGAACTAACTAA
- the glmS gene encoding glutamine--fructose-6-phosphate transaminase (isomerizing) translates to MCGIVGYLGERDAYPILIKGLQRLEYRGYDSAGVALLDHSTLHLYKKKGKVSDLEAEAAGKNQSGHLGIGHTRWATHGPPNDNNSHPHVSNNGKIALIHNGIIENYSSLKEALISRGFVFHSDTDTEVLVNLIEDVMNSEDLDLENAVRVALNQVIGAYAICVFSLENDRTIVTAKMGSPLVIGIGNDEFFVASDATPFLEYTKKAVYLEDGEMATINLDHGLRVRSIKDNRTIDPYVQQLQMDLASIEKGGYEHFMLKEIYEQPKAIYDTFRGRLLPDQNMIKMGGLFEYKEKFLNANRIIIVGCGTSWHAGLVGEYLFEDLARIPVEVEYASEFRYRNPVITDQDVVIAISQSGETADTLAAIKLAKEHGATIFGICNVVGSSIARETHAGAYTHAGPEIGVASTKAFTAQVTVLSLLAIEIAKMKGTLSETRYHELLEELNGIPKKMEAMLQSDSKVREISERFKDATNCLYLGRGYNFPVALEGALKLKEISYIHAEGYPAAEMKHGPIALIDENMPVFVIAPRNGQYDKIVSNIQEVKARNGKIVAIVSEGDTEIAKMSDFTLEIPDSSEAFSPLLTTVPLQLLSYHIAVMRGCNVDQPRNLAKSVTVE, encoded by the coding sequence ATGTGCGGAATCGTAGGATATCTTGGGGAAAGAGATGCCTATCCCATCCTCATTAAAGGATTGCAACGCTTGGAATACCGCGGTTACGACAGTGCTGGCGTTGCCTTGCTAGACCACTCTACCCTTCACCTATACAAGAAAAAAGGAAAGGTTTCTGACCTAGAAGCTGAAGCTGCGGGAAAGAACCAAAGTGGCCACTTGGGAATTGGTCATACGCGTTGGGCTACACACGGACCACCGAACGACAACAACTCTCATCCACACGTTTCGAATAATGGCAAGATTGCCCTTATCCACAACGGTATTATCGAAAACTACTCATCCCTCAAGGAAGCATTGATCTCTAGAGGTTTCGTGTTCCACAGCGACACAGATACCGAGGTTCTTGTGAACTTGATCGAAGATGTAATGAACAGTGAAGACCTCGACTTAGAGAATGCTGTTCGCGTTGCCCTTAACCAAGTGATTGGCGCTTATGCCATTTGTGTATTCTCACTAGAAAACGACAGAACCATTGTTACGGCCAAGATGGGAAGCCCTCTTGTTATTGGCATTGGAAACGATGAGTTCTTTGTGGCTTCTGATGCTACTCCATTCCTAGAGTACACCAAAAAAGCGGTTTACTTGGAAGATGGAGAAATGGCCACCATCAATCTAGATCACGGCTTGCGTGTACGTTCTATTAAGGACAATCGCACCATTGACCCATACGTTCAACAGCTTCAAATGGACTTGGCTTCTATCGAAAAAGGAGGCTACGAACATTTTATGTTGAAGGAGATTTACGAACAACCAAAGGCGATTTACGACACTTTCCGCGGTCGTCTTCTTCCAGATCAGAACATGATCAAAATGGGTGGTTTGTTTGAATACAAAGAGAAATTCCTCAACGCCAACCGCATTATCATTGTAGGTTGTGGAACTTCTTGGCATGCTGGATTGGTAGGTGAGTATCTCTTTGAAGATTTAGCTCGAATCCCGGTAGAAGTAGAATACGCTTCTGAATTCCGTTATAGAAATCCTGTTATCACCGATCAAGATGTGGTGATTGCCATTTCTCAATCTGGAGAAACAGCTGATACACTTGCCGCTATCAAGTTGGCCAAAGAACACGGAGCGACCATTTTTGGTATTTGTAACGTAGTAGGTAGTTCGATTGCACGTGAAACACATGCAGGCGCTTACACGCACGCAGGACCAGAAATTGGCGTGGCTTCTACCAAGGCATTCACAGCTCAGGTTACCGTTCTTTCTCTTTTGGCTATTGAGATTGCCAAGATGAAAGGCACGTTGTCGGAAACGCGCTATCACGAACTACTGGAAGAACTCAACGGAATTCCAAAGAAAATGGAAGCCATGTTGCAGTCTGATTCAAAAGTGCGTGAGATTTCTGAACGATTCAAAGACGCTACTAACTGTTTGTACTTGGGCAGAGGCTACAACTTCCCAGTGGCACTAGAGGGCGCCTTGAAACTCAAAGAAATTAGCTACATCCACGCTGAAGGTTACCCTGCTGCAGAAATGAAGCACGGTCCCATCGCATTGATTGACGAAAACATGCCGGTATTCGTTATTGCTCCAAGAAATGGACAGTACGATAAGATTGTGAGCAACATCCAAGAAGTAAAGGCTCGCAATGGTAAAATCGTTGCAATTGTTAGCGAAGGAGATACAGAAATCGCAAAAATGTCGGACTTCACCCTTGAAATCCCAGACAGCAGCGAGGCCTTCTCTCCCCTTCTAACAACGGTTCCTCTTCAACTCCTTTCTTACCACATTGCGGTAATGAGAGGCTGTAATGTGGATCAGCCTAGAAACCTAGCAAAGTCAGTTACCGTAGAATAA